In Carassius carassius chromosome 2, fCarCar2.1, whole genome shotgun sequence, the DNA window TAGGCTACAAATGAAAGATTCCCTTTATTGTGTAGCaccgcacgtcctgattttgctgagttagatgtgttcctaggtcaacatattttgttgaccctggaacaacattttactccaaaaatctATTCTTGACCatttccctacacctaaacctaactctaaccatgagtaatccctaaaattaGAGGAAATGATAGacgaatgacactgatgtacaagcaccaaacagtgattttaagcataaacttcacaaaatctataaactggttcttcaaatctgattggttaatcacaatgttgctccagggacaacaaagatgtccCAGGAACAtttctcacttggtaaaatcaggttctgcgtgTAGCACCATTAACTTCCTGAGGGTTAAATGCATTATGAAACCAATAAATCATTCCATGTACTCTCAAACAACAAATAGCCTGTAAACTTCAGAGGGTAATTTGCACGTTAGGTTTTCATTAATCACTTGGCACACtagggacagttcatccaaaaatgaaaattaccccatgatttactcaccctcaatgcATCTTTATGCCTTTGTCTTATGCcttttctttcagacaaatccaatcggagttatattaaaaaatgtcctggctcttccaagctttataatggcagagaatgagtgttatttttcatttgtccAAAAGAAGTCCAGTTAAGCGCTCCCCAGCTAAGgggttttcctttgctgtaaacaaaacttggttctgacttgactagcatattctcaccaAAGCCATCGTTGGAACACTACTCTCTCATGGCCGCCGGCTTCAACGCGTCTAATTTACTTTAATAGTCATGTCAAGCTTTGCCGAACTGAAATGGGGGTCCGTTGCTCGCTGCATAAATTGGAAACTTTTCAACTTTTGTCACTATGATGGTTGCGTTAGCACCAAGCTCCAGAAACACCCTCCTTTAAGCATCGACGTCGACGCCTGTGTGAACCATTAGCGGAAGCTAAAGGTGTAGAAaggtttaaacatttatatttttcttacgaAAACACATAGATTTTCTTCAGGAGGAttttattcaccccctggagccgtgtggGACAACTTTTATAATGAAttcactttattggacttcttttggactattaaaaaataaacacccCTTCACTGCCATTatgaagcttggaagagccagaacATTGATTAAGTCTTATTAATATCTTTTATTGGATTtgtctgagagaaaaaaaaaagtcatatacaagGATACCTTGATGGTCAGTAAATCATGGGGTGATTTTCAGTTGTGACTAGAAGATATACAGCTGGAAGTaaacaaaaaatgactttttctacctattagattgtgttttattaaggtTTACACCTACCCCTACTATCAACCTAACCCTCACAATAAtccaaatacagtaattattgttgttcagcatgacaaaaatgacactaTATTGATGTGCACATTCCTACTACCCCCAGCAATTTTGCTTCTATCTAGACTAAACAGTAATTACATTTttggggggaactatccctttaacagcaaTGAAGGTATTGTTATGCTCAACTGCTAGGGTATCTCTGTTTTCGCGTAATGAGCTTTTCTTCTGAACTCTGGCTGATCTCGTGGACCGAGATTTTATGTAACATACTTTTCTGCTTATGACGCATCTGGACCAACCTGCCTGTGAATGGAAATCACAAGAGATCTTTGTAAACATTCTTTCATAATTAATATGCATTTGCCTGCCCCCTTTTCCCCTGTCACCCGAGTGGACCACAGCGTGCCCGAACATCACGTACTGCACATACACACATAGCAAGTCTCAATGGGAAAGTGCGTGTGAGCGCGCACAAGCTCGAAAGTGGGGGACATTCTCAGAGTAGCAAGAAagaaatcaaaatcattaaactcatttTGAGATACTAAcaatcttttaaaacattaacaattaaattgATAAACTTCCTAAAAGAAGTGTAGTTAAAACTATTCTAAAGGCACTCAACCTATGCAGCATTGCAATTCACAGTCTGCAATTCCAGGAAAAATGCAGTGGAGCTCTAAATTAATGACAAATGAAACTGACAGCCCTGGTTTGTTTCTGATGGTGTGTAACTGAATGTGTGCATAGCTGTTATTCTCTGAAAAGAGGCTGGGGATGAAGGTAAAATGGAATGATGTGTCGTACCTATAGATTACTTAACTGTTTTGAGCAGCAGTCCTCCGGAATTTACTTAACCTATGACAGACAAAACACAGGCATACCGATACACATACACATCTCATAGTGTTTAGTCAATGACATGAAGCGGGTCATCATGTTAGGTCACAAGTCTAGATTAAATACCCTATAAGGGtgtcgtttgtgtgtgtgtgtgtgtgtgtgtgtgtgttcgcatgTGATTGTGTCTACAAGATCTTGCTTGTAGTAAATTTATAAATGCATGTTTACAGCACTAGTAAACAACTTAGCTCTAAATCCTACACTTCTTACATAATTTCTTGCCAAAAAATTTAACCAATTAAAGAGGAAAGAAACCGCAACATTTTCTCTGTTCTTATGCCTCCTCATCTACTCTTTCCCAAACTAGTCTGGGCCTTTTTTCTTATGCTTTTCAACACAAAATGAACACACAGAGAAATaagaataaaaacttaaattccgGTAACAAGCACttccacaaaaataatgttttgctgTTATGAAAATGACTGAGAGGAGAAAAGAAGTGAGAGGAATGGTTATGGATAAATATATAGCATATGATTGGCACAAGAAGTGAtggaaatgtttgtgtgtgtgtgtgtgtgtgtgtgtgtgtgtgtgtgcatttactaGAGCCAAgggaaagttaataaaaaaaaaacatttgccttTACTTTTCAGCGTCAGTTTTGGAAAATATTTTGGACACAATGTTCTTCACAAAAGCTCTGAAGTTCTTAATTTTATCCAATGACTGATGCAAACCATCTGAGGCAGTATAGAAGGCTATTAAGAGgtaatttttacataatttacaacATAATTTTAGCAGCAGTCTCAAATGGTGACACTTTATGCCTGTAATGAAAAGAAGACATGGCGAAGCCTGAAAACTTGAAATGAAACAAACCAAGTTAAACCAAGCAGTTCTTTCTTATCACTTAGACTCTCTAAATAATCAAGATCTGAAGATATAAACTATACAATGATCATAAAGTTAAAACTCaaaacaaatgttaataaaatgctgATATCTTTGCAGGCAGATCTCAACAGATgttgaccaaaaataaaaattttctccACAATACAATGAGCTATTCCAACACTTAGAAAATTCTTAACctaatttatttctaaaaaacAATAGTGGTTTTAGCTTTTAACAAATCAATATTCAGAAATTTGCATGTTTTGTCCTCAGGGAAATTTATTAAGATGAACAATagcaggagagatctcctctgaTTTATGAGTTCATAACAGAAATAAAAGAGATGGGTGGCAGTGAACTTCCACATTACTGTGGCTTGTGGTGACATGGTTCTGTGACAACAGTTTACTAACACACAAACATTCTcatgttgtgttttaatgtttgcCAGCGACATGTAGTTGGATGGAAAACATgccctgatttttattttttatgttatgtctTGCATTTCAAGCCCGACAACTATGACCTCATGGCTTGTTACACAAGCTTATAGTTTATGATCCCattcagcttttatttatttttttatgtgaaaactAACCTAAGAATAAATATACAGGTCTGCCCCTAAGGTATTACATTGGTGTCTGTGGCAGACTGGATTCATAGAGCAGAACAGTGTAAAAAGCCAAGTCATTAAATATTAACCATTAAACCTGTATTATACTACAAACCAAAGGCCAAACCTGGGAGAAGGTGATAAGAGTAGCACTGGCCACTTTGACACAAAAAGCTCTTAAGAAGACATGCTTGTATTTGTCTTTGGCATAGGGTTCTAATAGAAATTAACCAAGTCATACACTTAGTAGAAACCACTCTTTAACCCACATACTCAAAAACTGCAGGCCATGAATCACTTCGAACACGAGTTTGAATTCTACGTTTAACGTTAACAGCTGTCTTTATCGGGTAACTTGACCTGGCGTGTAATACCCAATCACGGATTTATTATATCGAATGACTCCGTTACATCGCTATATCGGATTAGACACACACACTGGgattatacagtacataaaacCCACGGTGACAGGGACATTTTTAGACAACTAATAATCATAACAAACAGCAGCGGGCTTTACCTTAAAGGGTCAACGTTAGTTCACCAAAATGGAAATTAgtctgttttactcaccctcgagacATTCTAGGTGTAACGTATATGACGTTCTTCTTGTGGACGAATCCAGctggagttatattaaaacttGTCCTGGGGGTGTCtgtgtgaataaaggcctcctccagtgaatccatgcgtttttgtaagaaaggTACCCATATTTTAAACGTagctaataaacacttttctctcacttcagtTAATTGTTATCCGTGGAAGCCGTTCCAGCGGATAACTAAGattgaattagaagtacaaacctAAGATTTCGATATAAACCAAGAGTAGATTTggtcctttgctaaagtaaggaaactttccTTCTTTTGCTCCTAAAAACGCCTTCCGTGTTAGATAGCGAGATAATGAGAAAAGTgttttattacgtttgaaatgtaaactgcaaCTGAAGGGCATTAACAAGCGACACTTTTGCtggttttaaaaagttatttagtgttgttttgaTAGAGCAAAGTCAGGCCAGAGTGGGCTTGTCTAACAGGTGTTTCTCTTGTCCTTTAGCGCCCCCTGCAGATATGGGTGTCAAAATGCTGCAGTGTTTTCCCTTCTACAGACGCTGCAAAGAGAGGGGCAAAAAACAGTGCCCTCCTGAGACGGGTGAGTGATGTTCTCAAACTTTTGTAACTTTTTCAGATAATTTATAATCTGGCCAAATGATAAATTGGCAGGTGACATATTTTTTATAAgtgtattaacattttatttttaggtagtatttattacatttttacgaagtgtaacaattatatatttgtaaattatcTTTGTTTTTATGAAGTGAGATTATACGATTATTTTCTTTTCTGCTTATTCAGCAGTAGCAAGTGAAGAGGTGAAACCTCGGCTATATTCCACTACCTCTTGGGGCAGTGAAGGGGACGGCAGCATTAGTCCGAGTTGCCCACAGGCCTATTTTTCCCACAAGGCTCGGCTCTCACTTCGTCACCAGATGGATAGCAACATTAATGCAGTGGATGCCACATACTAACTTTGTCCCGCATGCGGTCTCTGGAGAATCCTTGAAAGTAAACTTTAGATTTACAGCCCCAGTCCAGTTTAAGTCCATTGTTGGAGAGTTTTTGCCGGGAACTGGAGGATGAGCCATTGGGAAAAAACAAGCAGCATGGAAGTTTGTCTCTCCTTGCATGCTTATGGACACTCACGAGCATCAGCTGTATGCACTGTAGTAACAATATCAAGATAAGTGTCTGAATTTCTTTAATTTAACAATACAGCAACAAGTGTAAAATGGCACGGCTGAGTGTAATTTGGTGAAAGGGGATAATATTAAACACTCTTAAGAGTACAGTAAGTTTAAATGATAACCAATAATTGCTTTTTTTCTAGCCTATAGCTATAGCCTACAGCTATACATCCATCTGCAGTATCTGAACTGGATACTGGCTTTATCTGAGGAGACGCTGACATCATTACGCAATTGGGTTTTTTGAGCCAGATATAAATACGTTCagtaggatactttgatgaatagcagTAGCCTATACCTAATAAAATCAAAGTGTTTTTCCTTACTGGTCATAAATTCAGTGTGTACTGTGAAGCAcctgaatgtttttttattttacataaatagaAAGGAGGTTTCTAAATCTTATTTTGTTTTCTATGTATGTGCCATTTTCTCTGCCCTGCAGCTGCATCAAGGTCCGTTAACATAGTGTGCACTGCTCTAAccttaattaatgtttttattaagttTAGATTTCAGGGCTTTTTGAAATATGACTGGACCATAAACACATTTTGCttgagaaatgtttttgaaacagtTCTATTAAAGATGGTTGTTTCATGGACTTTATGCAAGTTAAACATTACCAACAAATGTATTAATACGAAGACGGCCTGGTTTTTAAATCTTTATAAGGTTTTCTTATTGCATGTATAAAACCACTCAAGTGAATGGAGATGTTTCTTGtgttttaaaaaacatgttttacattATGTGTATCTGGACTTCTTCACATTGTTGTGTACACATatattaaaatgtgaatttttttataaacattaaatttgtatttttacaccCTAACCcagtaaaagaacagaattcACAAGACACTGTTACACCTTTAaagtaacaatataaaagagaAGATTTTTCTTTTGTATGTTATATATGCAACTatgtgtaaatacattttatatataaaaaagtataacaTATAAAAAGACAGCAAACTAAATTACAATAGAGTTAAAACAGCACATGAATGATGatgaatcaaaataataaaaacaaaaccaaaaatgttttttaaagtatcttttttatacggttccaaaaaacaacaacattgtctTTAAAGAATTACCTGTGAAATCATTAATTAGTCTGTACAGAAAGGCAACAAAAAAATGTGGTttaggattttatatatatatatatatatatatatatatatatatataaacaaagcaAAGTGGTATGAAAGCCTGTTCCTGAAGGAGTCATTTGAAACTATGTTTTAGTCTTGAATCCTGTGGCAGAGTTCAACCAATAGCTGTTCATTCTCTCACTAGCCCAGTCATCACATGTTTTTAGGTTTGGAGATGACTCCGTCAGGGTAGCACTTCTTAAAACGTGCAACTACTTCAGGGTCTAAAAGATGAATACCGTCCAACTGATTGCCAAGGGTTATCCTGGAAAACAAAAGAGATGCAaatgagagctccgaaaaaacaATCAAATTAGAAATAGAGAACAGCACATCTGATTACTTCAAAATCTACTCAGTCACGTAAGTGATTTGGAAATCAAAAAAGTTCCTGAATATCTGACTTACCAGTTAGGCTGCACATTGTGTGGTCTCCCAAACAATTCAATCTTTCGTGTACCTGGTGACAAACGCTCAATCATTCCATAGATTTCATCTGGTTTATGACTAGTGGAGCGGACCTTTTGTGTAGACAGATGACAGATGTTCTTTTAGTGCACTGATCATCACTGACTTCAAATTCAACACTGCTTTATCAGTTATAAGGGTTATGACTGACCTCTGCCACTATAACATCACAATCAAGACCTCTGTTAAAACCTTGCGGGTTTCCTTTTACTCCCACCTGAACAAAcaaaccgagagagagagagaaagagaatatatgtaatatatggtTAATGCATGACAGGAAGATTAAGATTCTTTCATTAAGAAATGGTTACAAAATTCTGCTTGTACTCTAACGTTCAAAAGTCTGtggtcatttttcaaaataaatgaatacttttattcagcaaggatccatTAATTAATCTAAAGTGACAATAAAAACGTTAACacttaaaagaaacaaacaaataaatgctgtttttctgaaccttctatttttcaaagaatcctgggAAAAAAAACTGCACcccagttttcacaaaaattaaGAAGCTGTTTTCAATTGTGATAAGAACCAAATCAGTCTATTAGtatgatggatcatgtgacactgaatacagCTTTAATGGCTGCTTTGCCATctcaggaataaaatacattctaaaatttattaaatcagaaaacagtcatttcaaattgtaaaaatatttcacattaaattagttttcaatgtatttttaatcaaatatgcagccttggtgacaataacagacttttaaaaacatcttattgATCCCAAACTTTCATACACTAGTGTATATTCTCACACATACCAAGCAGTGCTCTTTGCCATGATTCAGCCAATGTCCAGTCCTTCCAGTACGAATGATTCTCTGAAGCTGGTTAGTCTTCACCCAGATAATCTCATCTACACGATCGTAGCTGATTGAGTGACAGAATACAAAAAGTTTTAGTTTACTGATTCAATTATAATTAACGAGATCACTTGCTTTACATTTTCCACATGTAAAATCACCTACCCCCATAAGCTTAGACACTCTCTGCCCAGCTCCATAGCTCTGAAGACAGAAAACAAACTATTGTTGACCTGCATTTAGACTGTTGCCAAGATAGCATTACATAAACTCCTTTACATTTTTCATATCATTTGTTCATAGATAACTTTTTTCAtggaatgcacaaaaaaaaaaaaaaaaaagagtttggaAAATGTAACTCTGGAACATCAAAAACGTGTGCTTTATAatcacaaatttttttaaaagatgatTTTATTTTGCATGAAGTTTACATTTATCAGTGTGATAAAAGTGATGCAAAATCTTGTTACACTGAGATAAAAGGATCTCAAGAAGCTTTGTGTTAAGTCATTCCCCAGAGCCCCTACCTTCCTGTCACCCAGAGGAAGAGGAAACCGTCGTCCTGCAGAATAGGAATGTTGAGTTTCCTCATCTCATCGTCTGTGAGTGTTCCATATGGAAGCTCCATGTGAATGTCCCAAGGTGGGTCGGCCATCACCACTGCAAACTTCCCCAGGATGGACACATCCAGATAACGGATGTCACAGCAGATCCACTGAGATGTTTCAGAGGGCATATAGCTGTTACgtcttgaaataaaaatgcctATCACAGTTTTAcgtttaaaatcataaaaaggattttttaaatatattagcgAATAGAAGAACCGCAACAGCAAATGACAGAATGAGAAATGATTGCTCTGAAAGCAACTGCAGGTCAGAAACACATACAAGGGCCAGTTGCACCAGCTGCACCAACTATTTTTGATGTAAAGGGGCACCAAGTTACAACTTAATGCATTACAACTACATTTGCATTGCACCATTAAACTTAGTTCAAATGTAACTCTAAGAACACACTAAATATTGAAGCCGTTGGAAAGAAATTGTATATTGACGGAATTACCTCAGTAAGCTCTTGTTTAACCCGACAGTCTTCTAGAAATATAGGATAACGCTGATATTTACACTTGCTTATAATTTGAGAGAACATTATGTGAATTAATTGCTTTGTTGCAGCTCTTCAACACAAACTCAGAGTGCATCTGTGGTCATCGGTCCATGTTGTGCATGTGAAATAAACTAATCTTAATTAATAAACGTAATTTCTTTTTGAttcttatttataataaatacctTTTATGTTATTCATGAGTAAGCATAAGTATCTTATTACAAAggaaattaattgtatttttagttACATGAGGCAAAATAAGTTCAAATCAAAGATAAACTGAAAATCATGGCACGGAATCTCATGTATTTGAAGGCTGCTATTAGATCGCTGAGGTTGCACATCATATTATGTGACTAATGACTATACATTATTTCCAGAGCTTACAACCTATTTGCTAAATTCTGCATTAAGAACAAATGGTACAACTGAATAAAGTACTGAGTTAGTTTCATGCTAGCTAGTAGTTACTAAGACTTTAGTGTGTACTTTATGTTCCAGTAGGAATAAGAATGTAGGAACTGGTGCAACCTTACCCAAGAGACCATGACTAATTCTATATTCCTATATTATAGTGGTTTGGGTGAATTTCAGCTTCAAGTCAATTACTGTATATTATAGCTTGACAGAAGATATGGAACATGTCAATTCTTATGCTATTTTACCTGTGAAGGAAACAACTTGCCAACGTTGCTGTCTCCCACCGTGGAGTGAAGTCCAAGCTCAGTGGCCCCTGCCTGGGGCCCCAATGTGTCACCCTCTGCTTCAGGAGGGCTGTCAATCTCATAGTGAACATATTTACAAGTGTCCATGTGGAAACAAGTATTCAGAAAGGAGCAGTCGCCAAGGCTCTCGTCTGTGTGTTTGTTGATGATTCGCCTtagaagtttaaattaaaattaaacaaatgaaaagtgttcagataatattattataatcaataataacaaaaatgattAGTATTACAATTTCTAAATGTATAGTTATATagttaattcattattttaattgataTGCATTTTACATGGTtgctatttattttagttatattttttaaagtgtgtgagtgtgaactgACCTGAAGTGCAACTTGGTGCAGGGCTGAGGTGTGTCCCCCGACTGCACACACTCTTCTTTCGTCCCATGATCACAGAACTCCTGTACTTGAGCTCTGCCTCGTGATCGAAACTTCTCCACAATCGACTGTTCCTTTGCCGAACTGGTGTTCAACAGCTCTAGGATCTCTTGGCTCACCTGAGGCACAAGCATACATCAGACTCCACATTCACATAAATACACAAGGACTTTGCTGACGTGCTACTTGGATACCTTTTTGCTTTGCTGTTCCTTAGTGGACTGCTGGCTCAGTAGACTCTCAATTTCCATGTCCAGATGAGATGCTTGCACCTTACTGTTCCGCCCTTTTTTCTCAGGTCCATCCCCTCCAACCCCAGAGGATCCAGAAATCTGCGAGTTTGAGACAGGACCCAGTGAGGCAGAGCATTTCTTTGGAGGTGAAGATGGTGCTTGAAGCAAAGGGGAGGAGCCTGGCGCTCTTTTTTGGTGGACGATgtcatctccttttcttttaatGGCAGTTCTCTGTGGCTGGGCTGTGCTGCCAATCATAGGCCATAGTTTGGTGTGGTCGACTGAAGTGACAAGGGTAGAGGAGGAAAAGGACGTGGAGGCAGTGATGGAGGGCTGCCGAACTTCAATAAGTTCTTGGGCAGAAAATTTGAGGAGGAGACTTTGGATGCAGGCATGGGAAACTGCAGACTCAGACTGAGTCAAAATTGCAAATGAAGGAGagtgagaaagacagaaagacgaAATCTTAGACGTGAGTGTTTCTAGAGTAATCACAATAGGTTTTTATGATTCACATTATCTGTGTACTTCACAGTTTTAAAAACGTTActatttttttccctcaaatGGGGGAAATAGTAATAATGAGTACACATCCTGGTATTTTGACTGAACACAGGTCTTACTGTGTTTAACTGGTTGGTAATGGCTAGGGAATCAATTGGCAGAGAAAGACTCAGTTCAGACAGGTATCCCAGCAGCCTCTTCTCTAGTTCTGGGTCTGGGGGCTGCTCAACTTCTACTTGCGGAGGACTCTGTAGCGCCGGTATAGGGCTGTCACTCCTTGTGGATCCACCCTCAACACCTCCAATCTCTGTTAAAAACAAGACCTAATACAGCAGGTGGCACCACAGACCCACTAAACTCActattgcaacaacaacaacaaaaaaacctgatTCATTCTTCCTTTGGCAAGCATTTAATGTTTCAGCATCATGATGCCACACTTCTGACAGAATGCTTTGTGGTCTCTATATTCAGGATTTGATATCAAGCAAATAAAACTGACTGTAGGATCAACATGGCTTACAATGGAGACTCTCATTTCATTTGAAATCAAATGCTATTTAAGGTACAGTTAATAGTTTTGCAGATCCCACAGCATGTATTTTCTCAACGCACCGATGCCCAGTTGAGTTGTGTCTTTTCTTCTCCTCTGCAGCCTCTCTCGCAGGGAATCCAGCTGCTTTTTGTGCGCCTGGATGTGACTCCATGTATCCGACATGGCTTAAATTAAACTAGataaacagtaaaacagtaaaaagacCGGACAAATTAAACAGACTTTCCATAAAGCTCAGTGAGTGTACTCTCCATAAACAACACGCCGCTAAACTGgttgatttcaaaataaaagacccTCAAAGCGCAATAATCGACATTTTGGCATTGTTCAGTTTCAAAATGGCACTTAGATACATATAAACAGTTTAATTTATTGGGTTTAATTTAGAATTATATAATAtacgaaataaaaaaatatacaagttTCATCCAAGAAAAGACCAGTATGTATTATATACTCAAACAGAGCTGCTTATGTCTGTGTTCCTGTATAAGTGAGAGGTCTTCCGGTACATGAGGAGAGAAGACAAACCTACAAATACGCAGATTAATTTATTTACCAACTAGTTAAGAGTACAGCTGAAACGAACCTCATCTAATTCAAGGTAACGTTACTATTCAcgctcaaaaacaaaacaatcctaTATTGACGTAGCATGGCGATAATGACGGTAATGACATAGATTTAGCAACCGAACAGGTTCCATACAAAATATATTAGAACCGAATGTTTCTCGACAGAAACGGAACGCAGTAGTAATGTTTCATTCTATTCTGTTCAGCAGCGCCGCAGCAATATAGTGAAACATACAGCGCGACCAGTGTATAACGATTCAAGAACGATGACTCATATGAGTCGGTTCTTTTCAGTGAACCAATAACATTCAGCCCGATTGCGGAATCGATTGACTCATATGAGTCGGTTCTTCTAAGTGAATCAAGACCGTGTGTGAATGAATCTATGCTCCTAGATATAGACACATAAGTAATGAATATATTCAGTTGCTAAACTCAGTGCCAATTTAGAACATTTATGAGCGCGAACAGGTCTGCTGTGTCATTTTCCCTCcctgaaaaaaaacagataatCATTAAACGTTCATTAACGGGTGTCTTGTTTTCATTGTACAGTGCTTTTTCCAGTGATTTGACATGGCCGAGCAACGCAGCCCGGTATCCGCGTCTGTACCCCACAGTCCGATGGTGTTGCCCACCCCGGAGGGCTCGACCCTTGAGATGGACCCGGTGGAGTACACCCTCCGCAAGCGTCTGCCCCG includes these proteins:
- the si:ch211-237l4.6 gene encoding uncharacterized protein C17orf114 isoform X2, producing MTDANHLRQYRRLLRAPPADMGVKMLQCFPFYRRCKERGKKQCPPETVASEEVKPRLYSTTSWGSEGDGSISPSCPQAYFSHKARLSLRHQMDSNINAVDATY
- the si:ch211-237l4.6 gene encoding uncharacterized protein C17orf114 isoform X1; its protein translation is MTDANHLRQYRRLLRAPPADMGVKMLQCFPFYRRCKERGKKQCPPETAVASEEVKPRLYSTTSWGSEGDGSISPSCPQAYFSHKARLSLRHQMDSNINAVDATY
- the LOC132103183 gene encoding N6-adenosine-methyltransferase subunit METTL3 — encoded protein: MSDTWSHIQAHKKQLDSLRERLQRRRKDTTQLGIEIGGVEGGSTRSDSPIPALQSPPQVEVEQPPDPELEKRLLGYLSELSLSLPIDSLAITNQLNTSESAVSHACIQSLLLKFSAQELIEVRQPSITASTSFSSSTLVTSVDHTKLWPMIGSTAQPQRTAIKRKGDDIVHQKRAPGSSPLLQAPSSPPKKCSASLGPVSNSQISGSSGVGGDGPEKKGRNSKVQASHLDMEIESLLSQQSTKEQQSKKVSQEILELLNTSSAKEQSIVEKFRSRGRAQVQEFCDHGTKEECVQSGDTPQPCTKLHFRRIINKHTDESLGDCSFLNTCFHMDTCKYVHYEIDSPPEAEGDTLGPQAGATELGLHSTVGDSNVGKLFPSQWICCDIRYLDVSILGKFAVVMADPPWDIHMELPYGTLTDDEMRKLNIPILQDDGFLFLWVTGRAMELGRECLSLWGYDRVDEIIWVKTNQLQRIIRTGRTGHWLNHGKEHCLVGVKGNPQGFNRGLDCDVIVAEVRSTSHKPDEIYGMIERLSPGTRKIELFGRPHNVQPNWITLGNQLDGIHLLDPEVVARFKKCYPDGVISKPKNM